From the Saccharobesus litoralis genome, one window contains:
- a CDS encoding polysaccharide deacetylase family protein, with translation MFILSLMRQSLRFCFLSLALLTYSVSCFAQQHAVILQYHHVAENTPPVTSISPTGFSQHMQYLADEGYQVLALPDIVQRIKSNQALPEKAVAITFDDGYANLMEHAIPELIQRGWPYTIFINPGLVGKTIYMDWPQIKNVAKQGATIANHGWQHDYWVRPEQGMSQQAWRDKVEQQILTAEQEIAKQTGQRHKMVAYPYGEYDLSLANWLEEQGFIAFGQHSGPMSRYSHWQSLPRFPANGIYANLNTLKTKLASLPFPVKATRYIEPVVKQPFKPVLDIEFEQVQDFSLQQINCFVAGQDKPKVTIVNTKHIQVQASQSLTEGRHRYNCTAPSRAKPGQYYWFSQPWLRVP, from the coding sequence ATGTTCATTTTAAGTTTAATGCGTCAATCGCTTCGTTTTTGTTTTCTTTCGCTCGCTTTATTGACCTATTCGGTTAGCTGTTTTGCTCAACAGCATGCGGTGATATTGCAGTATCATCATGTTGCCGAAAATACGCCACCTGTCACCAGTATTAGCCCAACTGGCTTTAGTCAGCATATGCAATATTTGGCTGATGAGGGGTATCAGGTACTCGCATTACCTGACATAGTACAGCGGATTAAAAGCAACCAAGCATTACCGGAAAAAGCCGTCGCCATTACTTTTGATGACGGTTATGCCAACCTAATGGAGCATGCTATACCTGAGTTAATCCAGCGGGGGTGGCCGTATACTATTTTTATCAACCCTGGCTTAGTTGGTAAAACGATTTATATGGATTGGCCGCAAATTAAAAATGTGGCTAAGCAAGGGGCAACAATTGCTAATCATGGCTGGCAGCATGATTATTGGGTGCGGCCAGAACAAGGCATGAGTCAGCAAGCTTGGCGAGATAAAGTTGAGCAACAAATACTCACGGCCGAACAGGAAATCGCCAAGCAAACCGGTCAGCGTCATAAAATGGTAGCCTACCCTTATGGTGAATATGATTTGTCATTAGCCAATTGGCTGGAAGAGCAAGGTTTTATTGCCTTTGGTCAACATAGTGGCCCAATGAGTCGCTATAGTCATTGGCAAAGTTTGCCGCGATTTCCCGCCAATGGCATTTACGCTAACTTAAATACATTAAAAACTAAATTGGCCAGTTTACCGTTTCCAGTTAAAGCTACTCGCTATATTGAACCTGTTGTTAAGCAACCATTTAAGCCAGTGTTAGATATTGAGTTTGAGCAAGTGCAAGATTTTAGCTTACAGCAAATAAACTGCTTTGTGGCGGGGCAAGACAAACCAAAAGTGACAATAGTGAATACTAAACACATTCAAGTACAAGCCTCTCAGAGCTTAACTGAAGGCCGTCATCGTTATAACTGTACTGCGCCGAGCCGAGCTAAACCTGGGCAGTATTATTGGTTTTCGCAGCCGTGGTTGCGTGTGCCTTGA
- the nfuA gene encoding Fe-S biogenesis protein NfuA — MSENSPLISISEAAQGHFAKLLETQPEGTQIRVFVVNPGTPNAECGVSYCPADAIEDKDIRITFSAFDAIIDPDSEAYLEEAVIDFTTDQMGSQLTLKAPNAKMRKVAEDAPLQERVEYVLESTINPQLANHGGKVMLAELTEEGVAVLQFGGGCNGCSMVDLTLKEGIEKQLLEQFPGELTGVKDATDHEHGDHSYA; from the coding sequence ATGTCTGAAAACAGCCCGCTTATTAGTATTTCCGAAGCCGCCCAAGGCCACTTTGCCAAGTTATTAGAAACACAACCTGAAGGTACGCAAATTCGTGTGTTTGTGGTTAATCCTGGCACGCCAAATGCCGAATGTGGTGTTTCTTATTGTCCAGCTGATGCAATTGAAGATAAAGATATTCGCATCACTTTTTCAGCATTTGATGCCATTATCGATCCGGACAGTGAAGCTTATTTAGAAGAAGCCGTCATTGATTTCACAACCGATCAAATGGGTTCGCAACTAACACTTAAAGCGCCAAATGCGAAAATGCGTAAAGTGGCAGAAGATGCCCCTTTGCAAGAGCGTGTTGAGTATGTGTTAGAAAGCACTATTAACCCGCAATTAGCTAATCATGGCGGTAAGGTGATGCTGGCTGAATTGACTGAAGAAGGTGTTGCCGTACTACAATTTGGTGGTGGTTGTAATGGTTGTTCTATGGTCGATTTAACTTTAAAAGAAGGTATCGAAAAACAGTTGCTTGAGCAATTTCCCGGCGAGTTAACGGGTGTTAAAGATGCGACTGACCATGAGCATGGTGATCACTCATACGCGTAA